From a region of the Desulfovibrio sp. genome:
- the feoB gene encoding ferrous iron transport protein B, which translates to MPESLSAAAEMRGGHARTLIGGLAYSLRLAIAGNPNCGKTTVFNSLTGAHQHVGNYSGVTVEKKEGFIRHEGQEIILVDLPGAYSLSAYSQEEVVARNVLLGGSVQAVINVVDAGILERGLLLTAQLREMGLPVVIACNMMDEARAAGISIDFLRLSEFMGANAVPTVGTAGNGLREALSAARQAALDAQQHEGITAETSSTQAARGQALRISYGPLLDPILETMERRIAASPGMAASPYGHCAPRWLALNLLQDDAEAIAALQKADTDLAADMAQVCSFVQEELQSIGRDAEGIIADGHSEFVRRVAAACIVKTGDRHRLSLSDKLDRVLAHALWGALIMLGVLYAMFQITIVLGSYPQGWLEGAFGALAGFVRASLPEGLFASLLVDGVIAGVGGVLSFVPLVLIMFALIAIVEDSGYMARMAYIADRVFQFFGLHGASVMPYIISGGIAGGCAIPGVMATRTMRSPKEKLATMLTLPYMACGAKLPVYLLLVGTFFPHNAANMMFAIIMLSWVLAFCVALLLRKTVLRGEATPLVMEMPPYRMPTLRGICIHCWERTWMYLKKAGTVLVPLAMLIWAAMTFPALDPQTALPFENEIARLSARLERDELSEQMRSTYETTLAKTQEKLDAERLRHTLAGSLGTWLEGVTSYAGFSWRTDVALIGGIAAKEAIISTLGTAYALGAQDPEDPASLAELLRSDPSWNQGTALALLVFVMLYAPCFVTLIVIRQESGSWKWVAFSIAFNTLLAFGMAVGVYQTYRFLWMGL; encoded by the coding sequence ATGCCGGAATCCTTATCCGCAGCGGCAGAGATGCGTGGCGGGCACGCCCGCACGCTCATTGGAGGTCTGGCCTATTCCCTGCGTCTGGCCATTGCTGGCAATCCCAACTGCGGCAAAACCACGGTCTTCAATTCACTCACAGGCGCGCACCAGCATGTGGGCAACTACAGCGGCGTGACTGTTGAAAAAAAAGAGGGCTTTATCCGCCATGAAGGGCAGGAGATCATTCTGGTCGACCTGCCCGGAGCGTATTCGCTCTCGGCCTATTCACAGGAAGAAGTGGTGGCCCGCAACGTACTGCTGGGCGGCTCGGTGCAGGCGGTCATCAACGTGGTGGACGCGGGCATTCTGGAGCGTGGCCTGCTGCTTACGGCCCAGCTGCGCGAAATGGGGCTGCCAGTGGTTATTGCCTGCAACATGATGGACGAGGCCCGTGCGGCAGGCATAAGCATTGATTTTTTGCGGCTCTCGGAATTTATGGGCGCAAACGCAGTGCCCACAGTGGGCACTGCGGGCAACGGCCTGCGCGAGGCCCTCTCTGCTGCGCGGCAGGCCGCACTGGACGCCCAGCAGCATGAGGGAATTACGGCAGAAACATCATCCACGCAGGCTGCACGGGGGCAGGCGCTGCGCATCAGCTACGGCCCCCTGCTTGATCCCATACTGGAAACCATGGAACGGCGCATAGCAGCCAGCCCCGGCATGGCGGCTTCTCCTTACGGGCACTGCGCGCCGCGCTGGCTGGCTCTCAACCTGCTGCAGGACGATGCCGAAGCCATTGCGGCCCTGCAAAAGGCGGATACCGACCTTGCCGCCGACATGGCGCAGGTGTGCAGCTTTGTGCAGGAAGAACTGCAGAGTATTGGTCGCGATGCCGAGGGCATCATTGCCGACGGGCACAGCGAATTTGTGCGGCGGGTGGCCGCTGCCTGCATAGTCAAAACCGGCGACCGACACCGCCTCAGCCTTTCAGACAAACTCGACCGCGTGCTGGCCCACGCCCTGTGGGGCGCGCTGATCATGCTGGGCGTGCTCTATGCCATGTTTCAGATCACCATTGTGCTGGGTTCGTATCCGCAGGGCTGGCTTGAGGGCGCGTTTGGCGCTCTGGCCGGTTTTGTGCGCGCCTCGCTGCCAGAGGGCCTCTTTGCCTCGCTGCTGGTGGATGGCGTGATCGCGGGCGTGGGCGGTGTGCTCAGTTTTGTGCCGCTGGTGCTTATCATGTTTGCGCTTATCGCCATTGTGGAAGACAGCGGCTACATGGCCCGCATGGCCTACATCGCCGACAGGGTGTTCCAGTTTTTTGGCCTGCACGGGGCCTCGGTGATGCCCTACATCATCTCTGGCGGCATTGCAGGCGGCTGCGCCATACCTGGCGTAATGGCCACGCGCACCATGCGCAGCCCCAAGGAAAAACTTGCCACCATGCTCACCCTGCCCTACATGGCCTGCGGCGCAAAACTGCCCGTGTACCTGCTGCTGGTGGGCACATTTTTTCCGCACAATGCCGCCAACATGATGTTTGCCATCATCATGCTCTCGTGGGTGCTGGCTTTTTGCGTGGCCCTGCTGCTGCGAAAAACCGTGTTGCGTGGCGAGGCCACCCCGCTGGTCATGGAAATGCCCCCCTACCGCATGCCCACCCTGCGCGGCATCTGCATCCACTGCTGGGAACGCACATGGATGTATCTGAAAAAGGCGGGAACCGTGCTCGTGCCTCTGGCCATGCTTATCTGGGCGGCCATGACCTTTCCCGCCCTTGACCCCCAAACAGCCCTGCCCTTTGAAAACGAAATTGCCCGCCTGAGTGCGCGCCTTGAGCGCGACGAACTCTCTGAACAGATGCGCAGTACCTACGAAACCACGCTGGCAAAAACGCAGGAGAAACTGGACGCGGAGCGCCTGCGCCACACCCTTGCGGGCAGCCTTGGCACATGGCTTGAGGGTGTCACCTCGTATGCGGGTTTTAGCTGGCGTACAGACGTGGCCCTAATCGGCGGCATTGCAGCCAAGGAAGCCATTATCTCCACCCTCGGCACCGCCTACGCGCTTGGCGCGCAGGATCCGGAAGACCCGGCATCTCTGGCGGAGCTGTTGCGAAGCGACCCCTCGTGGAATCAGGGTACGGCGCTGGCCCTGCTGGTTTTTGTCATGCTTTATGCACCCTGCTTTGTGACTCTGATTGTCATTCGGCAGGAATCGGGCAGCTGGAAATGGGTTGCATTCAGCATTGCCTTCAATACCCTGCTGGCCTTTGGCATGGCTGTGGGCGTTTACCAGACTTACCGATTCTTATGGATGGGCTTATAA
- a CDS encoding diguanylate cyclase has translation MAKTTERVTGMGIRAYLALGLTVMALLFTASFFYFMSMTREMSVSGTRTYGAFMALTEARSKADHSLFERLRETESALNAARQNTSTPRQTTDAALTALAASIAELSAPQAATEDILLQLRRTATLAHEFENRLLMGFLLLGTGLAALFGLLRLHLARPLQGIMAFLNQLGTGAASQPPKRSFIVELGNIAASLENLGTYLSLATVRSQKLASEHDHFQKMSLVDGLTGVGNRRAFDEKLRSLWLQAQQGQMPLALIMLDVDTFKRYNDNLGHQAGDECLRRVAAAMSRAARSTDVCARYGGEEFALLLPGADAATAQAVATRVHAEVAREQLPHPASPVSTFVTVSLGVSSMTPLADQDVESNVLVRQTDAALYEAKAAGRNRTRVYGQS, from the coding sequence ATGGCTAAAACCACAGAGCGCGTCACCGGCATGGGCATACGCGCATACCTTGCACTGGGCCTCACTGTCATGGCCCTGCTTTTTACGGCCAGCTTTTTCTATTTTATGAGCATGACACGCGAAATGAGCGTTTCAGGAACCAGGACATACGGGGCCTTCATGGCGCTCACCGAAGCCCGCAGCAAGGCCGACCATAGCCTGTTCGAGCGCCTGCGCGAAACAGAATCGGCACTGAACGCCGCCCGCCAAAACACAAGCACTCCGCGACAGACAACCGACGCCGCCCTTACGGCGCTTGCCGCATCCATTGCCGAACTCTCTGCCCCGCAGGCCGCCACAGAAGACATCTTGCTGCAACTGCGGCGCACGGCAACCCTTGCGCACGAATTTGAAAACCGCCTGCTCATGGGCTTTTTGCTGCTTGGCACTGGCCTTGCCGCCCTGTTTGGCCTGTTGCGCCTGCATCTTGCCCGGCCCCTGCAAGGCATCATGGCCTTTCTCAACCAGCTGGGCACAGGGGCCGCCAGCCAGCCACCCAAACGCAGCTTTATTGTCGAACTTGGCAATATTGCGGCATCGCTAGAGAATCTTGGCACGTATCTTTCGCTCGCAACTGTCCGTTCACAAAAACTGGCTTCAGAGCACGACCATTTTCAGAAAATGTCACTGGTGGACGGCCTCACCGGCGTGGGCAACCGCCGCGCCTTTGACGAAAAACTGCGCTCGCTGTGGCTTCAGGCCCAACAGGGGCAAATGCCACTCGCGCTCATCATGCTGGATGTGGACACCTTCAAGCGCTACAACGACAACCTTGGGCATCAGGCGGGCGACGAATGCCTGCGCCGCGTGGCAGCTGCCATGAGCAGGGCCGCGCGCTCCACCGACGTATGCGCCCGATACGGCGGCGAAGAATTTGCCCTGCTGCTGCCCGGCGCGGATGCTGCCACAGCTCAGGCCGTTGCCACGCGCGTGCATGCCGAAGTTGCACGCGAACAGCTGCCCCACCCCGCATCGCCGGTAAGCACATTTGTGACTGTGAGCCTTGGCGTGAGCAGCATGACGCCGCTGGCCGATCAGGATGTTGAAAGCAATGTGCTGGTGCGCCAGACCGATGCCGCCCTGTACGAGGCAAAGGCCGCAGGCCGCAACCGCACACGCGTGTACGGGCAGTCCTAG
- a CDS encoding mandelate racemase/muconate lactonizing enzyme family protein, giving the protein MKITSIDIIDVANDFSSATSKWRPVVVKVNTDEGISGFGEVGLAYGVGASGGFGTAKDLAQILIGMDPMCNEAIWEKMLRKTFWGQGGGGIFSAAMSGLDLAMWDIKGKVLGVPLYQLLGGKTRSKIRTYASQLQFGWGAGQDKAMLVDPQAYAETALIAQAEGYDALKVDVLAMDGQGNWNQQDLSGVLPDKVLRRGYDRLAAMRKAVGPDMDIIVEMHSFTSTTAAIQFGRMIAELGVLYYEEPVMPLNPKQMKKVADNVPIPIAAGERIYWRWGYRPFLEAGSLSVIQPDICTCGGITEVKKICDMAHIYDVTVQIHVCGGPISTAAALHMEAAIPNFMIHELHRYALLEPNTRTCVHNYMPEKGMYTVPDLPGLGQELTPETIAASTVVSVK; this is encoded by the coding sequence ATGAAGATTACAAGCATTGATATCATTGATGTGGCCAACGACTTCAGCTCAGCCACCAGCAAGTGGCGGCCTGTAGTTGTAAAAGTGAATACGGATGAAGGCATCAGCGGATTCGGCGAAGTGGGCCTTGCCTATGGCGTGGGCGCTTCTGGCGGGTTTGGCACGGCAAAAGATCTGGCCCAGATACTCATTGGCATGGACCCCATGTGCAACGAGGCCATTTGGGAAAAAATGTTGCGCAAAACTTTTTGGGGGCAGGGCGGTGGCGGCATTTTTTCCGCAGCCATGAGCGGCCTTGACCTTGCCATGTGGGACATCAAGGGCAAGGTGCTCGGTGTGCCCCTGTACCAGCTGCTTGGTGGCAAAACTCGCAGCAAGATACGCACCTATGCCAGCCAGCTGCAGTTTGGCTGGGGGGCCGGGCAGGACAAGGCCATGCTGGTTGATCCGCAGGCCTATGCCGAAACCGCGCTCATTGCACAGGCAGAAGGGTACGATGCCCTCAAGGTGGACGTTCTCGCCATGGACGGTCAGGGCAACTGGAACCAGCAGGACCTTTCGGGCGTGCTGCCAGACAAGGTGCTGCGCCGGGGCTATGACCGTCTTGCAGCAATGCGCAAGGCTGTTGGTCCGGACATGGATATTATTGTTGAAATGCACTCCTTCACGTCAACCACGGCAGCAATACAGTTTGGTCGCATGATCGCCGAGCTTGGCGTGTTGTATTACGAAGAACCTGTCATGCCTCTCAACCCAAAGCAGATGAAAAAGGTTGCGGACAACGTGCCTATTCCCATCGCAGCCGGTGAACGCATTTACTGGCGTTGGGGGTATCGCCCCTTCCTTGAAGCAGGTTCTCTGAGCGTCATCCAGCCCGATATCTGCACCTGCGGCGGTATCACTGAAGTAAAGAAAATTTGCGACATGGCGCATATTTACGACGTAACCGTGCAGATTCACGTGTGCGGCGGCCCCATATCCACCGCTGCGGCCCTGCACATGGAAGCGGCCATCCCCAACTTCATGATTCACGAGCTGCACCGCTACGCCCTGCTTGAGCCCAATACCAGAACCTGCGTGCATAACTACATGCCTGAAAAAGGCATGTACACCGTGCCCGACCTGCCCGGTCTGGGCCAGGAGCTGACGCCTGAAACCATTGCGGCCTCCACGGTTGTATCCGTCAAATAA
- a CDS encoding MFS transporter, with the protein MDENIASSASAGTELDDRQTKKRFIIVFCLFIGIFIAYLDRVNVSVLAANDPFLLEMGIKGAPVQIGMMMSVFLAAYGVANVLLAPIGDYLGPRKSMMLCIALWTVSLFMGGIASTFTIIIASRVILGVGEGMYYPLQSVFVKNWFPRQERGRANAAWIVGQSVAPAVAMPFFAYLIGHFGWRSNFHFCLAVGLIPLYLLWRHTADTPRQHKSINKAELEFIEAGQEVAAPAEAAPPLAQRLKGFIGDYRFWLLVFWYLCLQCMYWGLITWLPSYLKSARGFSWSEMGWLASLPFVLSIIFKVYSGVLADKLMGKGAYILMAAMLAAGCCVYLGAVTEQKYLSAVLLSLAVASCTMGTPVAWTLLQGLIPAQSMSTASGIMNGIANGLAALAPAMIGFFINTTGQYSGGLLCLVFTSAAATIAAGILAVKRV; encoded by the coding sequence ATGGATGAAAACATTGCTTCTTCTGCAAGTGCTGGAACAGAACTAGATGATAGACAGACGAAAAAAAGGTTTATTATTGTTTTCTGTCTGTTCATAGGAATATTCATTGCCTATCTTGATAGAGTGAACGTTTCTGTGCTGGCTGCCAATGATCCCTTTCTGCTCGAAATGGGCATCAAGGGAGCGCCAGTGCAAATCGGCATGATGATGTCTGTTTTTCTTGCGGCCTATGGTGTGGCCAACGTGCTGCTCGCTCCCATCGGCGACTATCTTGGTCCGCGCAAGTCCATGATGCTGTGCATCGCCCTGTGGACAGTTTCGCTCTTTATGGGCGGCATCGCTTCAACCTTTACGATCATTATTGCCAGTCGCGTCATACTTGGCGTGGGCGAGGGCATGTACTACCCGCTGCAAAGCGTATTTGTAAAAAACTGGTTTCCCCGGCAGGAACGCGGGCGCGCTAACGCCGCCTGGATTGTGGGGCAATCTGTGGCCCCGGCTGTTGCCATGCCGTTTTTTGCCTATCTTATCGGGCATTTTGGCTGGCGCTCAAACTTCCATTTTTGTCTGGCAGTGGGGCTTATCCCTCTGTACCTGCTGTGGCGGCATACTGCAGATACCCCCAGGCAGCACAAAAGCATCAACAAGGCTGAGCTGGAATTTATCGAAGCAGGGCAGGAGGTTGCTGCGCCGGCAGAGGCGGCCCCACCTCTGGCCCAGCGTCTCAAGGGATTTATCGGCGACTACCGTTTCTGGCTGCTGGTGTTCTGGTACTTGTGCCTGCAGTGCATGTACTGGGGCCTGATTACCTGGCTGCCGAGCTATCTCAAATCGGCCAGAGGGTTCAGCTGGAGTGAAATGGGCTGGCTGGCATCCCTGCCTTTTGTGCTTTCCATTATTTTCAAGGTTTACAGCGGCGTGCTGGCAGACAAGCTGATGGGCAAGGGGGCGTATATCCTCATGGCAGCCATGCTTGCGGCTGGATGCTGCGTGTACCTTGGCGCGGTCACCGAGCAAAAATATCTTTCCGCCGTGTTGCTGTCCCTTGCCGTGGCCTCGTGCACGATGGGTACGCCCGTGGCCTGGACGCTGCTGCAAGGGCTTATTCCCGCCCAATCCATGTCCACAGCGTCAGGCATCATGAACGGCATTGCAAACGGGCTGGCCGCGCTCGCGCCCGCCATGATCGGATTTTTCATCAACACTACCGGCCAGTATAGCGGAGGCCTGCTCTGTCTTGTGTTTACAAGCGCGGCAGCAACCATTGCGGCGGGTATTCTTGCGGTAAAACGCGTTTAG
- a CDS encoding LysR family transcriptional regulator — protein MQLTLRQIEAFLTVANLRSFTAAGASLHITQSAVSNLIKDLETQVGVPLFDRTSRSVALSPDGRELYTLAQKAFHEFLLMEKYAADLSSLRSGRVRVVGAPLIACTLLPLLMAHFKRVEPGIRVELVDQPMALLQSSIQQGDAEVGFGPARLPEADIRVQHFFTTPVCMLSRPDHPLADRHSSWAEVKEIPVIAVGRESVGYIAADVGTEPPFTLGHVVNQMPTAFALAAAGCGVALAGRFSLMLARGYGLVATLLHEPVLHRDMLMYLPAVRRLSDAATTFVDFALQFVKDHDPNTLDTATVAELAPPLCTRKGP, from the coding sequence ATGCAATTGACCCTGCGTCAAATCGAAGCATTTCTTACAGTTGCAAACCTACGCAGCTTTACCGCCGCCGGAGCTTCGCTGCACATTACCCAAAGTGCAGTAAGCAATCTTATCAAAGATCTTGAAACGCAGGTGGGTGTGCCGCTTTTTGACCGAACGTCACGGTCTGTGGCGCTATCGCCCGACGGACGAGAACTGTACACACTGGCCCAGAAGGCATTTCACGAATTTTTACTCATGGAAAAATACGCCGCAGACCTGAGCAGCCTGCGTTCCGGCAGAGTGCGCGTTGTGGGCGCGCCACTCATTGCCTGCACTCTGCTACCCCTGCTGATGGCGCACTTCAAAAGGGTCGAACCCGGCATACGCGTTGAACTGGTGGACCAGCCCATGGCTCTCTTGCAGTCAAGCATACAACAGGGTGATGCCGAGGTAGGCTTTGGGCCCGCCCGGCTGCCCGAGGCAGACATACGGGTGCAGCATTTTTTCACTACGCCTGTGTGCATGCTTTCGCGCCCAGACCATCCCCTGGCAGACAGGCACAGTTCCTGGGCAGAAGTGAAGGAAATTCCCGTCATAGCCGTAGGCAGGGAATCTGTAGGGTACATTGCGGCGGATGTAGGAACGGAGCCGCCCTTCACCCTCGGCCATGTGGTCAACCAGATGCCCACGGCCTTTGCCCTTGCCGCAGCAGGCTGCGGCGTTGCGCTGGCGGGGCGTTTTTCACTCATGCTGGCGCGCGGCTACGGCCTTGTGGCAACACTGCTGCACGAGCCAGTGCTCCACCGCGACATGCTCATGTATCTGCCTGCTGTGCGCAGACTTTCAGACGCTGCCACCACTTTTGTGGATTTTGCCCTGCAGTTTGTCAAAGACCATGACCCCAACACGCTGGATACGGCCACAGTGGCGGAACTGGCCCCGCCGCTGTGCACCCGCAAAGGCCCTTGA
- a CDS encoding FeoA family protein has product MMDSVIPLTSLKVGEVARIVSINARGELARRIRDMGLGSGMPVSVVGYAPLRDPLALRCAEVTIALRRKEAGAIMVQTAANKGDRP; this is encoded by the coding sequence ATGATGGATTCAGTAATTCCACTTACTTCCCTCAAAGTGGGCGAGGTGGCCCGCATTGTGAGCATAAATGCCAGAGGAGAGCTTGCGCGCCGCATACGTGACATGGGCCTGGGATCAGGCATGCCTGTGTCTGTGGTGGGTTACGCCCCCCTGCGCGATCCGCTGGCCCTGCGCTGCGCAGAGGTTACCATTGCCCTGAGGCGTAAAGAGGCCGGGGCCATCATGGTGCAGACAGCTGCAAATAAAGGTGACCGGCCATGA
- a CDS encoding acyltransferase, with the protein MSMLKKALERGLTPSNVISYLCLQIMRVNGALWGGIRLRLKALALGVRVEPGVTAHGPVGLMRWPGSSISIGAGASIISSWRRATAATLYAPVRLRTFGPGASIEIGPGCQLSGTAITARSTSIRLGRQVMFGPNCVVVDSDFHAHWPPEARATEPDMEADRPVNIGDYAWIGMNCLILKGVTIGEGAIIGAGSVVTRDVPPFCLAAGSPARVLRCLKPGETPQPADAQ; encoded by the coding sequence ATGAGCATGCTGAAAAAAGCTCTGGAGCGGGGCCTCACCCCCTCCAACGTCATAAGCTACCTTTGTCTGCAAATCATGCGCGTTAACGGCGCACTGTGGGGGGGCATACGCCTGCGCCTCAAGGCCCTTGCCCTTGGCGTGCGGGTTGAGCCCGGCGTTACGGCTCACGGCCCGGTTGGGCTCATGCGCTGGCCGGGCAGCAGCATAAGCATTGGCGCTGGCGCAAGCATTATTTCATCATGGCGGCGGGCCACGGCAGCCACCCTGTACGCCCCGGTGCGCCTGCGCACTTTTGGGCCGGGGGCCAGCATAGAGATCGGCCCCGGCTGCCAGCTCAGCGGCACGGCTATTACGGCGCGTTCCACGTCCATCCGACTTGGGCGGCAGGTTATGTTTGGCCCCAACTGCGTTGTGGTGGATTCTGACTTTCACGCCCACTGGCCGCCCGAGGCCCGTGCCACCGAACCCGACATGGAAGCCGACCGGCCTGTGAACATTGGCGACTATGCCTGGATTGGCATGAACTGCCTTATCCTCAAGGGCGTGACCATTGGAGAGGGTGCCATTATCGGCGCGGGCAGCGTGGTAACGCGCGATGTGCCCCCCTTCTGCCTTGCCGCCGGCTCGCCCGCCCGCGTGCTGCGCTGCCTCAAGCCCGGCGAAACGCCGCAGCCTGCGGACGCGCAATAG